The following is a genomic window from Pedobacter sp. KBS0701.
CGCTTTAATGTCGCCAACTTTAGCTACGCCAACAACCAGCGTGGTGAATACCAATGGGGCTACAATCATTTTAATCAGACGGAGAAAAATATCGCTCAAGAGCGTAAAATATTCTAACTTTTTCTCCCTAATGTCTTCATTTTCTTTTTTAATTTTGGAATTGGCCTTTTTTTCAGCCTTTAGCTGTGTGTAAGCAACACTTGTCGTATCGGTCGATTTTGCAATGTTTACTTCTATACTTTTAACCTTTGCATCCGCATTCAGGATATTCTGATTATAAACATTGATGGAATTTACGTTTAAAATATACCCCAATGCAATCCCTGCAATCAGCGCTATAAAAATAAAAAGCGTGAGTTTGTTTTTCTTCATGAATAAAAAAGTTTGTGGCAACTTAATTCGGTAAAACTACGATATTTACCGCTTGTAACAAATTTTGATACAGAGCATTAAAAATATATTATTTTCGCTTCCTCGTGTAACAAAAAAAGTGAACCAACATCTAAAACGCAACGATAAACCTCTAAATGGAACAAAAAGACAAGTTATTTAAGCAGATCTTCGACTCGAATTCCAAAAAAATATTCCATTTATGTTATGGTTATACCGGCGATACTGACGCCGCAAATGATCTTTTGCAGGAAACTTTTTTGAAGGTTTGGCAAAATCTGGATAAATTCAGAAACAAATCTTTAATATCTACCTGGATTTATAGAATTGCCGTAAATACCTGTCTTACTTATTTACGCTCAGAAAAACGTCAGGCAAAAGATGAATTGACAGATAATATAATTGAGAATAAAATTGAAGAATTTTCTGAGAAAAATGAACAGGTTGCCCTGCTTTATACCTGCATTTCTAAACTCGAAGAAAATGACCGTTTAATTATTACCATGGTTTTAGATGAGTTACCATATCATGAAATTGCCGATATCTCAGGTATAAGCGAAGGCAATTTGAGGGTAAAAATTCACCGCATTAAACAAAAATTAACAGAACTATATAACCAGTATGCAAGCGTTTGATCAAATACAGGAATTGTGGCAAAAGCACGAGGTAGAAGTTAAAGTTTCTGCTGATGAAATGTTACAACAAGCGAAGAAAGAAGTAAATGGCCTAAAGCTAAAATCTGCTTTGAACATTTTAGGCATGCTGGCATCCTTTATTGCCATTGCTGCATTATGGATATTTTTTCACTTCGAATCGTGGACAACCCATGTAGGTATCAGTATTACGATTGTTGTTATTGGTGTATATACACTCATTCTATATCGCGATCACCGTTTGATTGCTAAAAATGATGCTACTGCTCATCCGCACGAATACCTGAATAATTTAAAAACATATCAATTAAACCGGTATAAACTTTACAATTCGCTATATTGGTTTTACGCTATTGCATTATCATTGGGAATTATATTTTATTTCATTGAAATTTTAACCTATTTGAGCATGGCTCAAAAAGTAGCTGCAATTGTATTAACTTTTTCATGGATACTATTTTGCTCAACTATATTGCGAAAGGCTGTAATTAAACGCGAAAAAGAACGAATTTCACTGCTGATTGAGAAATTCGAAAGGATTAGCGGACAGATTTCTACCCACGAATAATTTAGGCACGGTTTTTTCATTGTAAAAATCAACACATGAAAAAACTGATTATCCCCTTATTATTTTTGCTGGTTTTACCCTGCACTTTTGCTTTTAAACAAGACCTTAATCAACCGGTACAACTGGATTGGGAAACCCATTTCAAAGGAAAAGCAGATATGCGCTCGCCATTTTTTGCTTTAACTGCCATGACCTGGAAATACAGCTATGAGAGCACGGTTTACCGTAACAGAGTAGTAATTAAGCTTAAAAACGATGTCAGTATTGATAAAACCAGATCGTGGGTAAAATGGGATAAAATTAAAGACCCTGAAATTAGTGCCAGTCTTTTACACCATGAGCAAGGACATGCTGATATTCAATATATTTTACTTTTAGAAGCCGAAAGGGTATTGAAAAACAGAAACTATTCTGTAAACAACTATAAAGCTCAAATATCTGAGCTTGCCAATCAGATCAGCAATTATTTCGATACCATGCAACGTAACTATGATGAAGAGACTGAGCACGGCAGTAACCATAAAATGCAGGCCCGGTGGGATGAGATTATTCAAGAGAAGATTGAGGAGTCTAGGACTGCTATGGCTGAGCTACAAAAATAGTTTCGGAACAAAAACTATAAAACCAACAGCTATCGCCAGGAATGCAGAAACCAAAACTGCAGCAGCCGCCAAATCTTTTACTATTTTAATTTTCGGATGATAATCAGGCGAAACCAAATCCGCCAGTTTTTCGATAGCTGAATTAAGGATCTCAGCCACAAAAACCGCAGAAATAACCGATAAAATCGCAATCCATTCTAAACCTGAAATTTTAAGATAAAAAGACAACGCAATGGCAACTATTGTGGCAAATAAATGAACACGACCATTATGTTCGGTCATAAAAAAGAGTTTTAACCCATTAAATGCATATTTAAAGCTCTTTATGCGATCGATAATTGAAAATTTCTGGTTGTTCATTGTTTTAAATTTAAACTAATCGCAATAAAGATGGCCGTCATCTCGACTGAAGCGCAGCGGAACGGAGAGATCTGCCTAGATAGATTTCTCGACTGCGTTGCACTCCGCTCGAAATGACGGACTATTGAAATGGAAGTGTTACTCCGCCATATGCTCTACGCTTAGCGCCATAAGCCTTTCAGCTTTGGTCTTTAGTCTTAAACCTTCTACCTTAAAACCTTCCACCTTCTGTACTCTACTTCACCTCACCTGCCGAAAAACTATTGCCACTTAACTTATATTGCAGTGTTCTGTTAATCGTTTTAGTGCTATCTGCTATATCTTTTACAGGAAAAGAGCGGAAAAGATCACCGTTTTTGATGAAAAATTTATCGTTGCCTGCATAACCTTTTTTCTGGTTTGTGCTTAAAGATGGGAAACTGATTTTATTGAAATCTCCACCCGCATATTCGAACACATTTAAATCTAAAATATTCTTTTTGCTTAACAACTGGATATATAGCTCAGGATTTCCATCATTGTCAAGATCCATGTTCCAGGCATCGGTAATAATGCCTTTACGATCAACAGCTGCTGAACGGTAATTATTACGGATTGAATCAGACATTAAGATCTGGTACCCACCAATAGAGTCTACTCCTTTTCCCCAGCTTACAATTTCGAAATTTAACCCTGGTTTTACTTCTATATCTTTATAAAAGCGGAAGGGATTCTTTTCTACTTTGACCGTTTCTGTTTTAATTTCTTTAGGTTTTTCTTCGGTGCATGCAAAACAAAACAGCACCCCTGTCATTAACAAAAGGTGCTGCAATGTGTATTTTTGTAGTTTCATTCTATTTGGGTTCATTTTGGTTGCCCCCAAATTAAGTATTTTAGCCTATCAAAGCAATAAATTTTATTTCTTCGCTTCCGCTTTAACTTCGGGTGCTCCGTTGTTTAAAACCGTTTCGGTAACTACGCTTCTTCTACCGCTTGGGGCAATTACAATGGTTTTTAATACCCTCTTCTCACCTTGCGGAATGTTAATTTTAATTGGCGATGTATATAAAAATGCATTTTCGGATGGGCGGGATAAATCAATCGAATAATAAATTTTAGCTCCTGCAACTGGTGCTTTTAAATCAATGGTAAAATCGCCACCGGTTAAAGCTTTATCACTTTGACCTATCGGTGTAGGTACCCAGTAGTTAACATTCATTTTATCTAAGCGGGCCAAATGTGCTGGCAAACGCACTTCGCTAAAATTTTTCAAATCTTTACGTTCAACCGGTGACCAGGCAATCTCTGATAAAGCCAATATCCTCGGGAAAGCATGATTTTCTGCTTTTTCAGGGGTTTTAATATACTCTGTCCACATATTTGCCTGTACACCTTTAATGTATTTCCTTTCGTCGGCCGTTAATACCTTCGGAATCGGATCATAAGCATATATTTTTTGATAAGGTGCAAAACCACCTATGGTAACCGGCTCATCAGGAGAATTAGATTGTTTATGATCAATATACAAACCCATCGATCCCGGGGTCATAATTACGTCGTGTTTTTGTTGTGCAGCTGCAATTCCACCATCTTCACCTCTCCAGCTCATTACTGTTGCATTTGGCGCTAAACCACCTTCTAAAATCTCGTCCCAGCCAATAATCGAACGTCCTTTGCTATTTACATGTTTTTCAATTGTCTGGATAAAATAACTCTGTAATTCGTGTTCATCCTTCAAACCTTTCTCTTTCATTAAAGACTGGCAAAACGGTGATTCTTTCCAATAGGTTTTTGGCGCTTCATCACCACCAATATGGATGTATTTTGAAGGGAAAATAGCAATTACCTCATCCAGAATATTGTTCAGGAAAGTAAAAGTATTTTCTGAGGGCACAAAAATATCATCAAAAACGCCCCAGGTTTGTTGTACCTGTTTCCCTTTTCTGCTTCCGGCCCATGGTGTTTTATCGCTGATAAAAGTATCGCGGCCAGGGAAACAGCTTAATTCCGGATAAGCTGCAATTGCTGCCGATGCATGTCCTGGCAATTCAATTTCGGGTATTACGGTAATGTACTTAGCAGCGGCATATTTAACAATATCTTTGGCTTCTTCCTGCGTATAGTAACCTTTAACCGGGGTAAGGTAATTGCCATTACCCGGGTAATTACCGATTATGGTACCGTTACGGGAAGAACCAATCTCAATTAGTTTTGGATATTTTTTTATCTCCAGTCTCCAGCCCTGATCATCAGTTAAATGCCAGTGAAAAGTATTGATTTTATAATAAGCCAACTGATCGATGTACTTTTTGATAAAAGAAATCGGGAAGAAATGACGGCTTACATCCAGCATCGTTCCACGGTAGGCAAAACGAGGATAATCGTTGATATTAACAGCAGGGATGGTAATTTTATCGGCAATTTTATCCGGCATCATCTGCATAACCGATTGGACGGCATAAAACAGGCCTGCACCTTTTCCTGCTAAAACAACTTGTTTTGGTGTAACTTTAATGGTATAACCTTCGGCAGGTAATTGATCTGCTCCAGCAGATGTTAAAATGATAGCCCTTTGGTTAGGTTGGGTTATTTTAGTCTCTCTTAGGGCAAAACCCGCCTTGGTAACGATAAAAGCGTTTAATAAATCAGCCATCTTTGCGCCGTCGATGCTTTGATTGACTAAAACTGTGGTTTTATCTAATACGAAATTTCCGTTGGCCCTGGTAATGGCTACCGGTGCAGGTATAATACCCAGATTAGGATCACCCTGCGCAAATGCAGCCGTACTGATTAATACTCCAATAAAAACCGATAATGCTTTGTTCATTTTTTGTGTAGATTTTATGACTTAAACTAATATTTGAACCAAGATAGAGATTATGGAGATATTACAAATCCCACATTCTTGTTACAATAGGAATCAAACGTTTGACTGCACCGCATAATGCAGATAAATCTAAACAATATTTATTAAAACGTTTTTCCAATGTTTCTGATAAGCTATGATAATGGAAGCCTTAGTCTTTTTTTTGGAAATCGGGTACAGCAGCGTTTTGGTTCAGGTAGTCCCGCTCCCGCTTCTGCCAATTTGAAGGAAATTGGCATCTCGCTCAGATCGGGTTTAGGTGGCAAGGCAGGTTAAACTATTTGGGGTTGCAGTTGCAGAAGAAACCATGGGCACTATGCTATTAAACCGCTAATAGCAGCAGGAAACTGTGTATTTTAACCTGATTGAAATGAAAAGCACGCAAGCGAGGTACGAGTGCGGACTTGTAATGAAAAGCAGGACGAACAATAAAAAGAACTCCTGCACTTGCTTTCTAAAAAAATGGAGGTTTTATAAAATAAGATTTGCTTTAACAGATCTCCCGACTGCGTTTCACCCGATGGCTATCGGGTTCGCTCGAGATGACGATTGGCGTGATCGAGATGATGGCCATATATAAAAAAAAGAGAAACCTTTGCTGATTTCTCCCTTTCAAAATATTTTCAAATTATTCTTAAGCTTCTACCGGATGTTCTTTAGCGGCCAGATACCTTTCGGCATCAAGAGCAGCCATACAACCAGAACCCGCAGCAGTTACTGCCTGACGGTAATACATATCCTGCACATCGCCGCAGGCAAAAACGCCTTCGATATTGGTTAAGGTAGAACCTGGTTTAGTGGTTAAATAACCGGTTTCATCCATATCTAACTGGCCTTTAAAAATATCGGTGTTAGGTTTATGACCAATAGCCACGAAGAACCCTTCTACGGCAATATCAGATTCGACACCTGTTTTGTTATTTAAAACTTTAACTGCAGTTACATTTTTGCCGTTACCTAGAATCTCTTGGGTTTCAGTATTGTAATGAACCACAATATTTGGTGTTGTCAATACGCGGCTTACCATTGCTTTAGAAGCTCTAAACTCATCTCTACGCACCAATAAGTGCACAGTTTTACAAAGTTTTGCTAAATAA
Proteins encoded in this region:
- a CDS encoding beta-N-acetylhexosaminidase, translating into MNKALSVFIGVLISTAAFAQGDPNLGIIPAPVAITRANGNFVLDKTTVLVNQSIDGAKMADLLNAFIVTKAGFALRETKITQPNQRAIILTSAGADQLPAEGYTIKVTPKQVVLAGKGAGLFYAVQSVMQMMPDKIADKITIPAVNINDYPRFAYRGTMLDVSRHFFPISFIKKYIDQLAYYKINTFHWHLTDDQGWRLEIKKYPKLIEIGSSRNGTIIGNYPGNGNYLTPVKGYYTQEEAKDIVKYAAAKYITVIPEIELPGHASAAIAAYPELSCFPGRDTFISDKTPWAGSRKGKQVQQTWGVFDDIFVPSENTFTFLNNILDEVIAIFPSKYIHIGGDEAPKTYWKESPFCQSLMKEKGLKDEHELQSYFIQTIEKHVNSKGRSIIGWDEILEGGLAPNATVMSWRGEDGGIAAAQQKHDVIMTPGSMGLYIDHKQSNSPDEPVTIGGFAPYQKIYAYDPIPKVLTADERKYIKGVQANMWTEYIKTPEKAENHAFPRILALSEIAWSPVERKDLKNFSEVRLPAHLARLDKMNVNYWVPTPIGQSDKALTGGDFTIDLKAPVAGAKIYYSIDLSRPSENAFLYTSPIKINIPQGEKRVLKTIVIAPSGRRSVVTETVLNNGAPEVKAEAKK
- a CDS encoding RNA polymerase sigma factor, with amino-acid sequence MEQKDKLFKQIFDSNSKKIFHLCYGYTGDTDAANDLLQETFLKVWQNLDKFRNKSLISTWIYRIAVNTCLTYLRSEKRQAKDELTDNIIENKIEEFSEKNEQVALLYTCISKLEENDRLIITMVLDELPYHEIADISGISEGNLRVKIHRIKQKLTELYNQYASV
- a CDS encoding DUF922 domain-containing protein → MKKLIIPLLFLLVLPCTFAFKQDLNQPVQLDWETHFKGKADMRSPFFALTAMTWKYSYESTVYRNRVVIKLKNDVSIDKTRSWVKWDKIKDPEISASLLHHEQGHADIQYILLLEAERVLKNRNYSVNNYKAQISELANQISNYFDTMQRNYDEETEHGSNHKMQARWDEIIQEKIEESRTAMAELQK
- a CDS encoding diacylglycerol kinase family protein, whose protein sequence is MNNQKFSIIDRIKSFKYAFNGLKLFFMTEHNGRVHLFATIVAIALSFYLKISGLEWIAILSVISAVFVAEILNSAIEKLADLVSPDYHPKIKIVKDLAAAAVLVSAFLAIAVGFIVFVPKLFL